From the Theobroma cacao cultivar B97-61/B2 chromosome 2, Criollo_cocoa_genome_V2, whole genome shotgun sequence genome, one window contains:
- the LOC18608918 gene encoding uncharacterized protein LOC18608918 — protein sequence MDFPFFGNRFSTWSRPRYEQSLRGIPVQVQPKSTPPPQPMKPKVVAVPVHFVGSERGRSDSAVRIQKVFRGFLVRENIKKIKAIREEVNDIERRVSMKETVDLIRNDSKERLKINEMLMSLLFKLDSVRGVDSGVRDCRKSVIKKAIALQELVDAIVSADQSLDSNNAIAVAETETVDQNQGITDSADNCNQTPELQKHDEITNKAEFMPNLSESEVIPQNQETVESSKEIVANQEDEESTETGRPESQTDSSANPESVDEEEEAALEENETRLADGGKAGKNSSKEDCGENKSSKELLERMMQDNEKMMGLMAELFERNEMQTRLLSGLSQRVEQLEKAFLCQKLRRKKRRSVAGSVDCVEKLPDVKKCGKR from the coding sequence ATGGACTTTCCGTTTTTTGGAAATCGCTTTAGTACCTGGTCTCGTCCTCGCTATGAGCAGAGCTTGAGGGGTATTCCGGTCCAGGTCCAGCCCAAATCCACGCCACCACCGCAGCCTATGAAGCCCAAGGTGGTGGCGGTCCCCGTCCACTTCGTCGGGTCGGAGCGGGGTAGATCCGACTCCGCTGTCAGGATCCAGAAGGTGTTCAGGGGATTCCTAGTGAGAGAAAACATTAAGAAGATCAAGGCAATAAGGGAGGAAGTGAACGACATCGAGCGTAGGGTTTCGATGAAAGAAACGGTTGATTTGATTCGAAATGATTCAAAGGAGAGATTGAAAATCAACGAGATGTTGATGAGCTTGCTTTTTAAGTTGGATTCGGTTAGAGGAGTGGACTCTGGAGTTAGGGATTGCAGGAAATCCGTTATTAAGAAGGCGATTGCATTACAAGAACTGGTTGACGCCATTGTTTCCGCTGATCAATCCCTAGATTCCAACAATGCCATTGCAGTTGCTGAAACTGAAACCGTTGATCAAAATCAAGGAATTACTGATTCTGCTGACAATTGCAATCAAACCCCAGAGTTGCAAAAGCATGATGAAATAACTAACAAGGCTGAATTTATGCCTAATTTGAGTGAATCCGAAGTGATTCCGCAAAATCAGGAAACTGTTGAATCAAGCAAAGAAATTGTTGCAAATCAGGAAGATGAGGAGAGTACGGAGACAGGTCGGCCTGAAAGTCAAACCGATTCGTCTGCAAATCCTGAGAGTGTAGATGAAGAAGAGGAAGCTGCATTGGAGGAAAATGAAACTCGTCTGGCCGATGGTGGGAAGGCAGGGAAGAATAGTAGTAAGGAGGATTGTGGGGAGAATAAAAGTAGCAAGGAATTGTTAGAGAGGATGATGCAGGATAATGAGAAGATGATGGGGTTGATGGCAGAGTTGTTCGAGAGGAATGAAATGCAGACGCGGTTGTTGAGTGGATTGTCTCAAAGGGTGGAGCAGCTGGAGAAGGCATTCTTGTGCCAGAAGTTAAGGAGAAAGAAGAGGAGAAGTGTTGCTGGCTCTGTTGATTGTGTTGAGAAGTTGCCCGATGTGAAGAAATGTGGGAAGAGATAG